Within the Methanomicrobium sp. W14 genome, the region GTTTGAGACGTTTTTTCCTTTCGTTCTTCTCTCTCAGGGAATAGGTGCATATCTCATAGGTGTTCTCTTTGCAGTCCAGACCCTGGTAATAGCCGCGACAAAACCGCTTTTTGGCAGGATTGCCGACAGGATAGACAAAAGAATCCAGATTGCCCTTGGCCTTCTCATCCTCGGCGGCTCAACCGCTGCAATTCCGTTTGCATCATCCTTTATCGTATTTCTTCTGGTGACCTCCTCAATCGGTCTGGGGATATCGCTTTCAACAGTCGCGACCAGTGCTTATATCGCGGATGTTGCGGAAAAGGGCCAGATGGGAGCCTCGATGGGTGCACTCTCCTCAGTTATGGATATCGGGCATTCGGCCGGTCCGGTTGTAACAGGTCTAGTTATAGCTGCAGGCGGCTTTGTTCTGGGATTTTTTGCGAGCTTTTTGATAACTCTTGCAGTCTGCGTGGTTTTCATTATCTCGGTTCGTGACCGAAAACCCGTGCCAAAATGAACGCATGCCGGTATAAATTTAAAAGAATGAATGCCGGAATTAAGAAATGAATCTCACTTATTTTTTTCCTTACTAAAAGAAAAAACAGAACATTTTTCCTGTTACAGCAATTTGTTTTTTTGTTTTGGGGCCGTCAGAACCTGCTGTTTATTTTATATTTACAAATTGTTCCAAACGGGAGTGTTCAGGAGTGTAAAAGGTTTTTTCTGATCCACCGCCTGAAATAAGACAACTGTATTTCGGTATGAAAATAGTGCTCCCCTTCTTTCATCACATCAAGTCCGGCGTTGTTTTGCCTGGAGAATTCAAGAATTTTGTCGTAGCCGGTAAGGCCGTCTTTTGAGCCGTAAAGTATTGAAGTATTCTTATCCCATCTGCCGACAGGGTGCGATTTTACGTAGCAGTAATAGTCCCACTCAAGCGTTTCACCTGTTTTTGTCTGTATTGTCTTTTCAGCTTTTAGTCTCTCTTCGGTTATGCCGGATTTTGCCATCATGCCGTTTATTAAATTCTCCATATCAAGTACAGGAGAGAGAAACAGGCATTGTTCGGTCTCCCTGTCGTGAAAGACGATTAAACTGAAATACGCTCCTATGCTGCATGCAAAAACGCTTGTCCTGCCGCAGATGCCTCTGGCATATTCTGCAATGGTTGAGAGGTCGCGGACACTGTTTTCGGCTGAAAACGGATAGTTCTCATCCTTTCTGTCTCCATGTTCCGGGAGGTCAAAACTCAGGACCTGATATCCGCGTATTACCGCCTCCTCTGCAAGGATTCTGATTATTTCATCCTCTTTTAATGACATCATCCCGTGGACGGCAATGATTAACCTTTCCGATGTTTCCCCCCATAAAACGGAAGGAATGTTTCCAATTCTCAGTTTTTGTCTTATAATCATTTTCTCACAATATGTGCTTTGAATTTACGTATTTTACTGCTATAAGATGTTGCAGCCGTAAATTTGTTAGTTCTGTAAATCTATATTAACAAAAAAATACTAATCTTAACTATTATCCTGTCGTTTTATCCGGCATGAATAGCATGAATAATAATTAGGTAACGGTGTTGATTTTTCGATGTTCATCAGTCTAAAAAATTTAGGAAAGAGAGCTTTTGTGGTTCTGGTTTTATTTGTCTTATGTGCGGTGCTTCCTGCGGCGGTTTCGGCTTCTGCGGATTCGGGCAATTCATCAGGAGAGTGGATGAAGGAATTTTCGCTGGAAGACGGTTCCGTTGCAGCCGTATGGCAGATGTCTGATGGCGACATCGTTGCTGCCGGAAGCGGTGAAAACGGAAGTGAAATCTTTGGTCTTGGTCCAGACGGAAACATTTCGTGGAAAAAAGATATCGGCGGCGGTGAAAACAGCTCCGCGGTTTTTGTGCAGGAATCGCCCCTCGGAGGACTATACCTTTTTACCAGTGACGAGGAACTCGTAAAAACCGATGATTCCGGCAACGTTGAATGGACTTATCGCCAGCCTTACGGTGTCATAAGTTCTATCGAAGTGGCAGACAACGGTAATGTCCTCATGGCAGGGGATTATCTCCAGTCTTTTCTTATCATGATAAGCCCTGAAGGAAACGAGACCTGGAACAAGACCCTGGACACTCCTGACGGCGGAGGGCAGTACAGGTTGTCTTCAGTCCAGCAGATGTCTGACGGGGAATTTGTGGTTGCAGGCTACATAAACCCCATAATGTACACAGAAAACTACCGCGGCTTTATGATGAAGATAAACGAAG harbors:
- a CDS encoding carboxylesterase yields the protein MIIRQKLRIGNIPSVLWGETSERLIIAVHGMMSLKEDEIIRILAEEAVIRGYQVLSFDLPEHGDRKDENYPFSAENSVRDLSTIAEYARGICGRTSVFACSIGAYFSLIVFHDRETEQCLFLSPVLDMENLINGMMAKSGITEERLKAEKTIQTKTGETLEWDYYCYVKSHPVGRWDKNTSILYGSKDGLTGYDKILEFSRQNNAGLDVMKEGEHYFHTEIQLSYFRRWIRKNLLHS
- a CDS encoding PQQ-binding-like beta-propeller repeat protein, whose product is MFISLKNLGKRAFVVLVLFVLCAVLPAAVSASADSGNSSGEWMKEFSLEDGSVAAVWQMSDGDIVAAGSGENGSEIFGLGPDGNISWKKDIGGGENSSAVFVQESPLGGLYLFTSDEELVKTDDSGNVEWTYRQPYGVISSIEVADNGNVLMAGDYLQSFLIMISPEGNETWNKTLDTPDGGGQYRLSSVQQMSDGEFVVAGYINPIMYTENYRGFMMKINEEGNVSWAKQYKYKDSAMITTVAPLEDGGLAAGLNKITEGASDNNTEIVPYILITDSGGYQKTMFNVPGVEVVYYVTEAPDKGFYMLGTEENTLAGSDEYEYKLLKTDNAGSLEVSKSFGETRINSLQQTLNGEILMAGSDTGSGNGVIIKIMPGDLEKETNSSKSPGFGYVIAVLGAVCAAAIRLKK